From Verrucomicrobiia bacterium:
CTGCCGCTGATGGTTTCCAGTGGAGCGTCCATTTTGAACGCGGCGTGATTTACGCCCTTGGGATCCTTGAAGTCGAAGGTGAGCGGCTCGGCCGACGCGGATGCGGCGGCGAGAACAAGTGAGAGAATGGTCAGGGATGTTTTCATGGATTAATCGGATTGTTATTGTGCGTTGCGTTTTTTTCGAAACAGAAATGAGACGCCGCCCAGCAGCGCCGCCGACCCCAGTGTGATCGATAGAAAATCAAGGCCGGGCACCCACTTTTTCTGCCATTGGATGTGATCGAGCCCGGTGACTTCATCAACTGTTCGGACCTGAACCTGGTTCTTGGTCCAGCCCGTGTTCGCGCCGGCAGCGGCCCACCAGGAGACCCCCGCCAGCGCGACGAGAACAGCAAGTATCCGCAAAGCGTTTTTCATGGTTCGCGCGCAGGATAGCTCAGTTAAGGTCGAAGACAAGCGCCTGCGCCGTTTGCCCGGCTGCCAACTGCAACTCGGCTTCGTCGCTTACCGCAGCACCGTCGCCTGTAACGAGACGCTTTCCGTTGAGCGCCAGTTCACCTTGTGCGACCTGCAGCCAGACATGACGCCCCGGCTTGATCAGATGTTTCACAGTATCACCCCCGCCGAGCTTGGCGACGTAGACATCGGCATCCTGATTGATCCGGATTGAACCCTCGCGTCCATCGCCTGAGGCAATCAGGTGCATGCGCCCGCTTCCGGCCGAAGCAAAGGATTGCTCAGCGTAATCCGGCTTTGCGCCCTTGCGATCCGGCCGGATCCATATCTGCAGCAGGTGCACGGGCTCGATCGGTGAATAATTTGTCTCGCTGTGCAGAATCCCGGTCCCCGCGCTGATGCGCTGCACATCGCCGGACTTCATCACCGCAGTGTTGCCCATGCTGTCGCGATGCTGCAGTGCGCCGGACAGCACGTATGTGATGATTTCCATGTCGCGATGCGGGTGCATGTCAAAGCCGCCGCCGCCAGCAACCACGTCGTCGTTGATGACTCGCAGGGTGCGAAATCCCATCCACTTGGGGTCATGGTAATCGGCAAACGAAAACGAGTAGTGCGTGTTCAACCAGCCATGATCAGCATGGCCGCGTTCTTTGCTCTTCCGGATCGTCATCATAGTATTTCCTTTTCAGTCTTCGAGTTATGTCCGTTCACAATCTGCAATGCGAGGATCGTGCCAACCTCCCATTCGAGCGTTATTCATTTGTTTCCGTCCATTTCGCGCTAAAAAGGGCGCCAGTCAGCAACGCGTTTGCGTTTTTCAACGCGCTCGCGTTGTTGTTAACGCACAAATGCGTTGCAGTTTCACTGGCCGGCTGCATGTTGTGCGCGTGCCCGCAAAACCGGCAACAACGGATGGCGACACCACGCTCCTGACGCGCGGCGAAGTTGAGAACCTTCGCCGCGGCAACGCCTTGTGGGCGGGCAATCGCGGGGAACGCGAGGAGTTCTTTCGCACGATCCTGGAAAGCCTCGCCGAAGGCTTGCTGATTACCGACGACAGAAGCCGGATTCTTTACGTCAACCGCCAACTCGCTGAAATAACGGGTTATACGAAGGACGAGTTGATCGGGCGCACGAGCTTTGAACTGCTGCTCGATCCGCAAGACTGGCCAGCGCAGAAGCGGCGGCTCAGCGAGCGCCTTTCGGGCAAGAGCGAGGTCTACGAACACCAGTTAATTCGCAAGGATGGCGAACGCCATTGGGTCAGGGTCTGTGCCACGCCGTATTTCGACAGCCGCTGCAAAATCATCGGCACCATCGGATCTGTCACGTGCATCGAGCGGACCAAGTCGCTCGAGCGGGACAATGAAGTCCTGCTCGACGAATTGCGGGCCACTTCGAATTTCGGAAGCATCATTGGCCGCAGCCCGTCGCTTGCGAAGGTCCTTGAGCAGATCAAAGTGGTTGCTCCGACCCAGGCGAACGTGCTGATTCTCGGCGAGTCTGGAACAGGCAAGGAACTTGTCGCGCGCGCGATTCACGAGAACAGCGATCGCCGCGCCCGTCCACTCGTCCGTGTGAATTGCGCGAGCATTCCGAAGGAACTTTTTGAGAGCGAGTTCTTCGGGCATGTCCGCGGCGCGTTCACAGGCGCGATCAAGGACCGCGTCGGACGATTTGAACTCGCGGATGGCGGCACCCTGTTTCTGGATGAAGTCGGCGAGATTCCGCTGGATCTGCAGGCGAAGCTGCTGCGTGTGCTTCAGGAGGGACAGTTTGAAAAGCTTGGCGAGGACAGGACGCGATCGGTGAACGTGCGTGTCATTGCGGCGACCAACCGCGATCTCCTGGCCGAGGCGCGAGCGGGACGTTTTCGCCAGGACCTTTATTTCCGCCTCAGCGTGTTCCCCGTCGAGGTCCCTCCCTTGCGCGAGCGGGTAGAAGACATTGCGCCGCTCGCCGAATTCTTTGTTCAACAATCGTCGGAGCGCCTTCGCACGGATGCTCCGCGGCTCACACGCGAGCAGGTTCGGCAGTTGGAGGATTACGATTGGCCCGGCAATGTGCGCGAACTGCAAAACGTCATCGAGCGCGCCACGATCCTGTTTGCAAGCCGCGGTCGGATGGAATTCGGGCTTCAGCAGAATTCCGGGCCGGCGTCGCGGACTCGGGGTCGTGGTCGCGAAGGCATTCATCAGGAGGCGCTGCCCGCGCTCAAGGACCAGGAGGAACAACTCATTCTGCAGGCGCTGGAGAAAACGAACTGGAAAATTTATGGCAATGATGGCGCGGCTGCGCTGCTGGGAATGAAGCCGACGACATTGTCGTCGCGCGTGCAACGGCACGGGTTGAAACGGGATCCGCGGAAAGGCCGGCCCTAGAAGCACAATGGCGGGCCACCTGAAGAACCTGGATTACCGCATAGTGCAACAATGCATGCACTGCGGGCTCTGCCTTCCCACCTGCCCCACCTACGACGCCACCCATGTTGAGCGGAACAGCCCGCGCGGGCGGATCGCCCTGATGCGCGCGATTGCAGACGGGCAACTGGAGGCGACGCGCACTTTCTGCGAAGAAATGTATTTTTGCCTGGGATGCCTCGCCTGTCAGACGGCGTGTCCCGCTGGCGTGAACTACGCCGAACTCTTTGAACGCGCCCGGGCGGACGTGGAACAAAGTGGCGCCCTGGATTCGGCGAAGCGGAGCGCGATCCGGCGCGTCGCCCTCGATTGGTTGTTCTCCGATCTGCGCCGACTCCGAATGTTAGGGCGCGGATTGCGGCTGTA
This genomic window contains:
- a CDS encoding pirin family protein encodes the protein MMTIRKSKERGHADHGWLNTHYSFSFADYHDPKWMGFRTLRVINDDVVAGGGGFDMHPHRDMEIITYVLSGALQHRDSMGNTAVMKSGDVQRISAGTGILHSETNYSPIEPVHLLQIWIRPDRKGAKPDYAEQSFASAGSGRMHLIASGDGREGSIRINQDADVYVAKLGGGDTVKHLIKPGRHVWLQVAQGELALNGKRLVTGDGAAVSDEAELQLAAGQTAQALVFDLN
- a CDS encoding sigma 54-interacting transcriptional regulator, producing MRCSFTGRLHVVRVPAKPATTDGDTTLLTRGEVENLRRGNALWAGNRGEREEFFRTILESLAEGLLITDDRSRILYVNRQLAEITGYTKDELIGRTSFELLLDPQDWPAQKRRLSERLSGKSEVYEHQLIRKDGERHWVRVCATPYFDSRCKIIGTIGSVTCIERTKSLERDNEVLLDELRATSNFGSIIGRSPSLAKVLEQIKVVAPTQANVLILGESGTGKELVARAIHENSDRRARPLVRVNCASIPKELFESEFFGHVRGAFTGAIKDRVGRFELADGGTLFLDEVGEIPLDLQAKLLRVLQEGQFEKLGEDRTRSVNVRVIAATNRDLLAEARAGRFRQDLYFRLSVFPVEVPPLRERVEDIAPLAEFFVQQSSERLRTDAPRLTREQVRQLEDYDWPGNVRELQNVIERATILFASRGRMEFGLQQNSGPASRTRGRGREGIHQEALPALKDQEEQLILQALEKTNWKIYGNDGAAALLGMKPTTLSSRVQRHGLKRDPRKGRP